A genomic segment from uncultured Erythrobacter sp. encodes:
- a CDS encoding VWA domain-containing protein, whose product MFFNFIDELRAAGIGASFKEHLTLLEALDRDVIDQTPEAFYYLSRATFVKDEGLLDRFDQVFHKVFKGIMTDYGQNPVDIPEDWLKAVAEKFLTPEEMEAIKSLGDWDEIMETLKKRLEDQEKRHQGGNKWVGTGGTSPFGNSGYNPEGVRIGGEARHGKAIKVWEKREFKNLDNTKELGTRNIKMALRRLRRFAREGAQDQLDIDATIKGTAKQGWLDIHMRAERRNAVKLLLFLDVGGSMDPFIKLVEELFSAATSEFKNMEFFYFHNCLYEGVWKDNKRRWQERTKTWDVLHKYGHDYKIVFVGDAAMSPYEVTHPGGSVEHMNEEAGAVWLQRVANTYPATVWLNPVPEKQWNYSQSTKMIKQLVGDRMYPLTLGGLDDAMRELSRKHGA is encoded by the coding sequence ATGTTCTTCAATTTCATCGACGAGCTTCGCGCGGCCGGCATCGGCGCCAGTTTCAAAGAGCACCTCACCTTGCTTGAGGCGCTGGACCGGGACGTGATCGATCAGACGCCCGAGGCGTTCTACTACCTATCCCGCGCCACCTTCGTGAAAGATGAAGGCCTGCTCGACCGGTTCGATCAGGTGTTCCACAAGGTATTCAAGGGGATCATGACCGATTACGGGCAGAACCCGGTCGACATCCCCGAAGACTGGCTGAAAGCGGTCGCCGAGAAGTTCCTGACGCCTGAGGAAATGGAAGCGATCAAGTCGCTCGGCGATTGGGACGAGATCATGGAAACGCTGAAAAAGCGGCTCGAAGATCAGGAAAAGCGTCACCAGGGCGGCAACAAGTGGGTCGGCACCGGCGGCACTTCGCCCTTTGGCAACTCAGGCTACAACCCCGAAGGCGTGCGTATCGGCGGCGAGGCGCGGCACGGCAAGGCGATCAAGGTCTGGGAAAAGCGCGAGTTCAAGAACCTGGATAACACCAAGGAGCTTGGCACCCGCAACATCAAGATGGCGCTGCGGCGGCTACGCCGGTTCGCCCGCGAAGGCGCGCAGGATCAGCTTGATATCGACGCCACGATCAAGGGCACGGCCAAACAAGGTTGGCTCGACATCCACATGCGCGCCGAACGCCGCAATGCCGTCAAACTTCTGCTGTTCCTCGATGTCGGCGGGTCGATGGACCCCTTCATCAAACTGGTCGAGGAGCTCTTCAGCGCGGCCACCAGCGAATTCAAGAACATGGAGTTCTTCTACTTCCACAACTGTCTCTACGAAGGTGTGTGGAAGGATAACAAGCGCCGCTGGCAGGAACGCACCAAGACCTGGGACGTGCTCCACAAATATGGCCACGATTACAAAATCGTGTTCGTCGGCGATGCGGCGATGAGCCCCTATGAGGTTACGCACCCCGGCGGCTCGGTCGAGCACATGAACGAGGAAGCGGGCGCCGTGTGGTTGCAGCGCGTCGCCAACACTTATCCGGCGACCGTGTGGCTGAACCCGGTGCCAGAAAAGCAGTGGAACTATTCGCAGTCGACTAAGATGATCAAGCAGCTGGTGGGCGATCGGATGTATCCGCTGACGCTGGGCGGGCTGGACGATGCGATGCGAGAGCTGTCGCGGAAGCACGGGGCTTGA
- a CDS encoding PilZ domain-containing protein, with the protein MTGGANLSVTEMRRAARHPVDFPAIVEHFVHGDLHLHVCNLSAHGFMVDDAKQLQRGDRIIIRLPVVGRIEAYVIWTRDTRAGLQFERIIRLDDFVSIIDQLQPNPRLRRSR; encoded by the coding sequence GTGACGGGTGGAGCAAATCTCAGCGTTACCGAAATGCGGCGTGCGGCGCGGCATCCGGTCGATTTTCCGGCCATTGTCGAGCATTTCGTGCACGGCGACCTGCATCTTCACGTCTGCAACCTGTCGGCCCACGGCTTCATGGTTGACGATGCCAAGCAATTGCAGCGCGGCGATCGCATCATCATCCGCCTTCCCGTGGTGGGCCGGATCGAGGCCTATGTGATCTGGACGCGTGACACGCGTGCGGGCCTCCAGTTCGAACGGATCATCCGGCTCGACGATTTCGTCTCGATCATCGACCAGCTTCAGCCCAACCCGCGCCTTCGTCGCTCGCGATAG
- a CDS encoding M20/M25/M40 family metallo-hydrolase, whose amino-acid sequence MKRLTGTTMAAAIALAVAPLAAETPNRQALVTVVEAQQDATVKALQDWVALPTIAAEKRGTPEGAEYMRKLALDAGFQQAKIIPTDGVPAVFATLDSGAKTTVGIYFMYDVKQFDPAEWSSPPLDAKLVDRPGEGTAIVGRGVVNQKGPQIAFLAAIKAMQASGRKLPVNLVLVAEGEEEVASTHFDQVVAVPEVQAALSKAVGVFIPSANQNRDGSAGITLGAKGAVEFQLVVGGETSDKYPKTDIHSSNHARIESPAWRLVKALDTLVADDGHTPAIDGWFENVQPLTARQKELIAQSVKPDAEAGEKALLGVGRWINDEDYVTSLERFFSQPTVNIQGLVAGYTGEGGKTVLPGRAEAKLEFRLVPNMTKDEAVTKLRAHLAKRGFDDVQVTVSGGYGPNETEEDSILIRAQKRMFDDSGVPYTIRPRNAGSWPGVVFNGPPLNLPASQFGLGRGGGAHAPNEWFLIESTNPKVYGLDEVTMAYADYLYALAEEAER is encoded by the coding sequence ATGAAACGACTGACGGGTACGACAATGGCAGCGGCAATCGCGCTCGCGGTAGCTCCGCTGGCTGCCGAAACGCCCAATCGCCAAGCGCTTGTCACGGTGGTCGAGGCGCAACAAGACGCAACGGTCAAAGCGCTCCAAGACTGGGTCGCCCTTCCCACCATCGCCGCCGAAAAGCGCGGCACGCCCGAAGGCGCGGAATATATGCGCAAGCTGGCGCTCGACGCCGGGTTTCAACAGGCCAAGATCATCCCCACCGACGGCGTTCCTGCCGTTTTCGCGACGCTTGATTCGGGTGCGAAGACCACTGTCGGCATCTACTTCATGTATGACGTGAAGCAGTTCGATCCGGCGGAATGGAGCTCCCCGCCGCTCGATGCAAAGCTGGTTGATCGCCCCGGCGAAGGCACCGCCATTGTTGGGCGCGGCGTGGTCAACCAGAAGGGGCCGCAAATAGCGTTCCTCGCCGCGATCAAGGCGATGCAGGCCAGCGGCCGCAAACTGCCCGTCAATCTGGTGCTGGTGGCTGAAGGCGAGGAGGAGGTTGCCTCCACCCACTTCGATCAGGTCGTCGCCGTGCCGGAGGTGCAGGCTGCGCTATCCAAGGCGGTCGGCGTGTTCATCCCCTCGGCCAATCAGAACCGCGATGGTAGCGCGGGTATCACGCTGGGTGCCAAGGGTGCGGTCGAGTTCCAGCTGGTGGTGGGCGGTGAGACGTCCGACAAATATCCCAAGACTGACATTCACTCGTCCAACCATGCCCGCATCGAAAGCCCGGCGTGGCGGCTTGTCAAGGCGCTGGACACGCTCGTCGCTGATGACGGCCACACCCCGGCGATCGACGGATGGTTCGAAAACGTCCAGCCGTTGACCGCGCGCCAGAAGGAGCTGATCGCGCAGAGCGTAAAGCCAGACGCGGAAGCGGGTGAAAAGGCACTGCTCGGCGTCGGGCGTTGGATCAATGACGAGGATTACGTCACTAGTCTTGAGCGCTTCTTCTCGCAGCCCACAGTCAATATTCAGGGGTTGGTTGCAGGCTACACCGGCGAAGGCGGCAAGACCGTGCTACCCGGCCGCGCCGAGGCCAAGCTGGAATTCCGCCTGGTGCCGAACATGACCAAGGACGAGGCTGTCACCAAGCTGCGCGCGCATCTGGCCAAGCGCGGGTTCGACGATGTGCAGGTGACAGTCTCGGGCGGCTATGGCCCCAATGAGACCGAGGAGGACTCGATCCTGATCCGCGCCCAGAAGCGGATGTTCGATGATAGCGGCGTCCCTTACACCATCCGCCCACGCAATGCGGGGAGCTGGCCGGGGGTGGTGTTCAACGGCCCGCCGCTGAACCTGCCCGCCTCGCAATTCGGCCTCGGCCGCGGCGGCGGCGCCCATGCTCCAAACGAGTGGTTCCTGATCGAAAGCACCAACCCCAAGGTCTATGGCCTCGACGAGGTGACGATGGCTTATGCGGATTATCTCTACGCGCTGGCCGAGGAAGCCGAACGCTAG
- a CDS encoding DUF1343 domain-containing protein has product MKTGIDRLLADPELLRQLQGRRVALVAHPASVTADLTHSLDALIAAGVPVNSAFGPQHGLKGDKQDNMVETADEMDPRYGIPIYSLYGEVRRPTGQMMSSADVFLFDLQDLGCRIYTFVTTLLYLLEEAAKAGKEVWVLDRPNPAGRPVEGTLLVPGQESFVGAAPMPMRHGLTMGEMGHWFIEHFGLDVTYKVVAMEGWRPDDIDGFGWPTSRLWINPSPNAANVNMARCYAGTVMLEGTTLSEGRGTTRPLEVLFGAPDIDAGGVLKVMRKLAPEWLEGCAIRECWFEPTFHKHKGMLCNALMIHAESSFYDHDAFKPWRLQALAFKAIRLLYPDYPLWRDFPYEYELDRLAIDVINGGPALREWVDNPSATPHDLDAMASHDEAAWIASVRPHLLY; this is encoded by the coding sequence ATGAAGACAGGCATCGACCGGCTGCTGGCCGACCCCGAACTCCTCCGCCAATTGCAAGGCCGCCGCGTTGCCTTGGTGGCGCACCCGGCCAGTGTGACGGCTGATCTCACCCATAGTCTCGACGCGCTGATCGCGGCGGGCGTGCCGGTCAACAGCGCCTTTGGCCCGCAGCACGGGCTAAAGGGTGACAAGCAGGACAACATGGTCGAGACCGCGGACGAAATGGACCCGCGCTACGGCATCCCGATCTACTCGCTCTATGGCGAGGTGCGCCGCCCCACCGGACAGATGATGTCGAGCGCGGATGTGTTCCTGTTTGACCTGCAAGACCTCGGCTGCCGGATCTACACCTTTGTCACCACGCTGCTGTATCTGCTCGAAGAAGCGGCCAAGGCGGGCAAGGAAGTCTGGGTGCTCGATCGACCCAATCCCGCCGGTCGCCCGGTCGAGGGCACGCTGCTGGTGCCGGGGCAAGAGAGCTTCGTCGGCGCTGCGCCGATGCCGATGCGCCACGGCCTCACAATGGGGGAGATGGGCCACTGGTTCATCGAGCATTTCGGTCTCGACGTCACTTACAAGGTGGTGGCAATGGAGGGTTGGCGTCCAGATGACATTGACGGCTTCGGGTGGCCGACGTCACGCCTGTGGATCAACCCTTCGCCCAATGCCGCCAACGTCAACATGGCGCGCTGCTATGCTGGCACCGTGATGCTGGAAGGCACCACGCTGTCAGAGGGTCGCGGCACCACGCGGCCATTGGAGGTGCTGTTCGGCGCACCCGATATCGACGCGGGCGGCGTGTTGAAGGTGATGCGCAAGCTCGCGCCCGAGTGGCTCGAAGGCTGCGCGATCCGCGAATGCTGGTTCGAGCCGACTTTCCACAAGCACAAAGGTATGCTCTGCAACGCATTGATGATCCATGCAGAAAGTTCATTTTACGATCACGACGCGTTCAAGCCCTGGCGGCTTCAGGCGCTGGCGTTCAAGGCGATCCGGCTGCTCTATCCCGATTACCCGCTGTGGCGCGATTTCCCTTACGAGTACGAGCTCGACCGGCTCGCGATTGACGTCATCAATGGGGGGCCTGCTTTGCGCGAATGGGTCGACAACCCGTCAGCGACGCCGCATGATCTTGACGCCATGGCGTCACATGACGAAGCCGCCTGGATTGCCTCAGTGCGGCCGCACCTGCTTTACTGA
- a CDS encoding MFS transporter: MATTAGTASGTQSVRITLWILLVVYVFNFIDRQIVNILAEPIARDLDLSDTQIGLMTGLAFALFYTVLGIPIARYADRGTTSRPKVIAVALAVWSAMTALCGLAQNFAQLLLARIGVGVGEAGCTPPAHSLISDMVPPERRASALAFYSLGIPVGTLLGMMIGGTLADHVGWREAFVIVGLPGVALALVVLFVIKDPRHSDAASILRGKNQPAALPLGQAVAEVMRSRAFVLLLFAGSAASFLAYGKTTWTTIFFQRTHELTPGQVGLWFGLLGGVAGILGTWAGGYLADRFGAKNRRHVLSAPAIGMALAVPLAIAAYHAPSWPLALALLFIPTVCNSFYYGPTYSAAQGLVPVRARAIAAASLLFFQNLIGLGLGPLFFGMLSDWLQPTYGADSVRYVLYGAAVLGLVPAFFFWRCGLRLNEELDQKG, encoded by the coding sequence ATGGCAACCACGGCGGGCACCGCGTCCGGCACGCAATCCGTCAGGATCACCCTGTGGATCCTGCTGGTCGTCTATGTCTTCAATTTCATCGACCGTCAGATCGTCAACATCCTTGCCGAGCCGATCGCGCGAGACCTAGATCTTTCCGACACCCAGATTGGGTTGATGACGGGGCTCGCCTTTGCGCTGTTCTATACTGTGCTCGGCATTCCCATCGCGCGCTATGCCGATCGCGGGACGACCAGTCGGCCCAAGGTGATTGCGGTGGCGCTTGCGGTCTGGTCAGCGATGACGGCGCTTTGCGGGTTGGCGCAGAACTTTGCCCAATTGCTGCTCGCCCGCATCGGCGTGGGCGTGGGCGAGGCGGGGTGCACGCCGCCGGCACATTCGCTGATCAGCGACATGGTGCCGCCCGAGCGACGCGCTTCGGCGCTGGCGTTCTATTCGCTCGGCATCCCGGTCGGCACACTTTTGGGCATGATGATTGGCGGGACGCTGGCGGATCATGTCGGCTGGCGCGAGGCGTTCGTGATTGTCGGCTTGCCGGGCGTGGCGCTGGCGCTGGTGGTGCTGTTCGTAATCAAGGACCCGCGCCACAGCGATGCGGCGTCTATCCTGCGCGGCAAGAATCAACCTGCCGCCCTGCCACTCGGGCAGGCGGTGGCGGAGGTCATGCGTTCGCGCGCTTTCGTGCTGCTGCTGTTTGCCGGGTCAGCGGCGTCCTTTCTCGCTTACGGCAAAACGACCTGGACCACGATCTTCTTTCAGCGTACCCATGAACTGACGCCGGGGCAGGTGGGGCTATGGTTCGGGCTGCTGGGCGGGGTCGCGGGAATTCTCGGCACCTGGGCAGGGGGCTATCTCGCCGACCGCTTCGGGGCCAAGAACCGCCGCCACGTGCTGAGCGCGCCTGCCATCGGCATGGCGCTTGCCGTGCCGCTGGCGATTGCCGCCTACCATGCGCCAAGCTGGCCGCTGGCCTTGGCACTGTTGTTCATCCCGACCGTGTGCAACTCGTTCTACTACGGCCCGACCTATTCCGCCGCGCAAGGCCTTGTGCCGGTGCGCGCAAGGGCGATTGCTGCGGCAAGCCTGCTGTTCTTCCAGAACCTTATCGGGTTGGGGCTGGGGCCCTTGTTCTTCGGGATGCTGTCGGACTGGCTGCAGCCCACCTATGGCGCGGATTCGGTGCGCTATGTGCTTTACGGCGCGGCGGTGCTGGGGCTGGTGCCTGCGTTCTTCTTCTGGCGGTGCGGGCTGCGGCTGAACGAGGAGTTGGATCAGAAGGGTTAG
- the cysK gene encoding cysteine synthase A, translating to MKADNILATIGGTPHIRLSRLFPDHEVWVKSERSNPGGSIKDRIALAMVEDAEATGKLQPGGTIVEPTSGNTGIGLAMVAAVKSYKLVLVMPESMSIERRRLMLAYGASFDLTPRERGMKGAIERAQELVEQTPGAWMPSQFDNAANPAIHARTTAQEILADFAATPIDVMITGVGTGGHLTGCAEELKKHWPSMKAYGVEPALSPVINGGQPGPHPIQGIGAGFIPGNLHTNAIDGAITVDAEEAKEMARRAASEEGMLVGISSGATLAAIARKLPELPQGVRVMGFNYDTGERYLSVPDFLPVE from the coding sequence ATGAAGGCTGACAACATCCTCGCCACCATCGGCGGCACTCCGCATATCCGCTTGTCGCGGCTGTTCCCGGATCACGAGGTGTGGGTAAAGTCCGAACGGTCGAACCCCGGTGGCTCGATCAAGGATCGTATCGCCCTCGCCATGGTCGAGGATGCCGAAGCGACCGGCAAGCTCCAGCCCGGTGGCACCATCGTCGAACCCACCAGTGGCAACACGGGAATCGGCCTTGCTATGGTCGCGGCGGTTAAGAGCTACAAGCTGGTGCTGGTCATGCCCGAATCGATGTCGATCGAGCGCCGCCGCCTGATGCTGGCCTATGGCGCCAGCTTCGACCTCACCCCGCGCGAGCGCGGCATGAAGGGCGCGATTGAGCGGGCGCAGGAGCTCGTCGAACAGACCCCCGGCGCATGGATGCCGAGCCAGTTCGACAATGCCGCCAACCCCGCGATCCACGCGCGCACCACAGCGCAGGAAATCCTCGCCGATTTCGCCGCCACGCCGATCGACGTGATGATCACCGGGGTCGGCACCGGCGGGCACCTCACCGGCTGCGCTGAAGAACTGAAGAAGCACTGGCCCAGTATGAAGGCATATGGCGTCGAGCCCGCGCTCTCCCCCGTGATTAACGGCGGCCAGCCCGGCCCGCACCCGATTCAGGGCATCGGTGCTGGCTTCATCCCCGGCAACCTCCACACCAATGCAATCGACGGGGCAATTACCGTCGATGCCGAGGAAGCCAAGGAGATGGCGCGGCGCGCTGCGAGCGAGGAAGGCATGCTGGTCGGCATTTCCTCCGGCGCGACCCTTGCCGCCATCGCGCGCAAGCTGCCCGAGCTGCCGCAGGGCGTGCGAGTGATGGGCTTTAACTACGACACGGGTGAGCGCTACCTTTCGGTGCCTGACTTCTTGCCGGTGGAATAG
- a CDS encoding TspO/MBR family protein, which yields MDTDWTPIAIAAGWAIILGGAGGALTEIGQWYRELRKPPWQPPDWLFGPAWTIILGLAGWSFYVGLTEAPTPEARAGVWALFIANFVLHFLWSPLFFKLKRPDWALAENVFLWLSVVGLLVVLPRLAGDSFAGWLNVPYFIWVSFAFMLNLKIVQLNRPFGKERTAS from the coding sequence ATGGACACAGATTGGACACCGATAGCTATCGCTGCGGGATGGGCGATTATCCTTGGCGGCGCGGGCGGTGCGCTGACGGAGATCGGCCAATGGTATCGCGAACTTCGTAAGCCGCCGTGGCAGCCGCCTGACTGGCTGTTCGGTCCGGCGTGGACGATCATTCTCGGGCTCGCGGGTTGGAGTTTCTATGTCGGCTTGACTGAGGCTCCCACGCCCGAGGCACGCGCCGGGGTGTGGGCGCTGTTCATCGCGAACTTCGTGCTCCACTTCCTGTGGTCGCCCCTGTTCTTCAAGCTCAAGCGGCCCGATTGGGCTCTGGCCGAAAACGTGTTCCTGTGGCTATCGGTCGTTGGACTGCTAGTGGTACTGCCGCGCTTGGCAGGGGACAGTTTTGCCGGTTGGCTGAATGTGCCCTATTTCATCTGGGTCAGCTTCGCCTTCATGCTCAACCTGAAGATCGTGCAGTTGAACCGCCCGTTCGGCAAGGAAAGGACCGCGTCCTAG
- a CDS encoding MFS transporter, producing MTEPTSPLQIGDYRRYWLARFMAVFATMSMVVLLGYQLYEVARDDYGMSVAEASFQLGLLGLAQFIPLFVLTPVAGLAADRFDRRHVAAFANGIDGCVAVVLAVATWADALNIPILFSLAAAHGAARVFVGPSMSAIAPNIVPPALLPRAIALSSIAWQTASVAGPAVGGLIFAEANWLPHAISAGLLGAAMLLILTVRPIKAKHEGPRLKPLKQIIEGLVYVWRERFLLGCITLDLFAVLLAGATALLPVFARDILFVGPEGLGLMRAAPALGAASVALWLSFRPLEREVGLKMLWAVAAFGALTITFAFSRNFLLSLAILAAMGAVDMVSVFIRSSLVQLFTPDDKRGRVSSISGLAISASNELGEMQSGLAAAILGATGAVVFGGAGAIFVTIIWAWYFPELRRAKSFEPSALKREVST from the coding sequence GTGACCGAACCAACCTCCCCGCTTCAGATCGGCGATTACCGGCGTTACTGGCTTGCCCGCTTCATGGCGGTGTTTGCCACGATGTCGATGGTGGTGCTGCTCGGCTACCAGCTCTACGAAGTCGCGCGCGACGATTACGGGATGAGCGTGGCAGAGGCCTCGTTCCAGCTCGGCTTGCTGGGGTTGGCGCAGTTCATCCCGCTGTTTGTGCTGACACCCGTGGCGGGCCTTGCCGCTGACCGGTTCGACCGGCGCCATGTCGCTGCCTTTGCCAACGGGATCGATGGGTGTGTGGCGGTCGTCTTGGCGGTGGCGACCTGGGCCGATGCGCTCAACATCCCGATCCTGTTCAGCCTTGCCGCGGCGCACGGCGCAGCGCGGGTGTTTGTCGGCCCGTCGATGAGCGCGATTGCGCCCAATATCGTGCCCCCCGCCCTGCTCCCGCGTGCTATCGCGCTATCCTCGATCGCTTGGCAGACCGCGAGCGTGGCTGGCCCTGCGGTAGGCGGATTGATCTTTGCCGAGGCCAATTGGCTCCCGCACGCGATCTCCGCCGGGTTGCTGGGTGCGGCGATGTTGCTGATCCTGACCGTCCGCCCGATCAAGGCGAAGCACGAAGGCCCACGGCTAAAGCCGCTCAAGCAGATCATCGAAGGGCTGGTCTATGTCTGGCGTGAGCGGTTTCTGCTCGGCTGCATCACGCTCGATCTGTTCGCGGTGCTGCTGGCGGGGGCGACCGCCTTGCTGCCAGTATTTGCGCGCGATATCCTGTTTGTGGGCCCGGAAGGCCTCGGCCTGATGCGCGCCGCGCCTGCGCTGGGAGCGGCGAGCGTGGCGTTATGGCTCAGTTTCCGCCCGCTCGAGCGCGAGGTCGGGCTCAAGATGCTGTGGGCGGTTGCCGCCTTCGGAGCGCTGACGATTACTTTCGCCTTTTCGCGCAACTTTCTGCTGTCGCTGGCGATTTTGGCCGCAATGGGCGCGGTTGACATGGTTTCGGTCTTCATCCGCTCATCGCTGGTCCAACTGTTCACGCCTGACGACAAGCGCGGGCGGGTGTCATCGATCTCGGGCCTCGCCATCTCCGCATCCAACGAGTTGGGCGAAATGCAGTCGGGCCTCGCCGCTGCCATCCTCGGCGCAACCGGCGCGGTTGTATTCGGCGGCGCGGGTGCGATATTCGTGACTATAATCTGGGCGTGGTATTTCCCCGAGCTGCGCCGCGCCAAAAGCTTCGAGCCATCTGCGCTCAAACGAGAGGTATCGACATGA
- the tyrS gene encoding tyrosine--tRNA ligase → MSTYDSALLRLLDERGYIHQLTDASGLDALAAKQIVPGYIGFDATAPSLHIGSLVQIMMLRRLQQTGHKPIVLMGGGTTRIGDPTGRDERRKMLTDATIEANIDSIFTVFNKLLKFGDGPTDAVMVNNHDWLGKLGYIELLQQVGTHFTVNRMLTFDSVKLRLEREQPMTFLEFNYMILQGYDFRHLSRELGVRLQMGGSDQWGNIVNGMELGRRMDGADLFGLTTPLLTTADGAKMGKTAAGAVWLNEDQLPAYDFWQYWRNVDDRDVGKFLRLFTDLPLDEINRLETLEGAEINSAKIVLANEVTKLVRGEDAAVRAEATARETFAGSGAGEDLPTLAVGAEGMRMAALLTAIGLTSSGGEAKRKLAEGAVKLEGETVTDPAQLVLPAEGETLRLSLGKKRHALVHR, encoded by the coding sequence ATGAGCACTTACGATTCAGCCCTCCTCCGCCTGCTCGACGAGCGTGGCTACATCCACCAACTGACAGATGCGTCGGGGCTCGATGCCCTGGCCGCGAAGCAGATCGTGCCGGGCTATATCGGGTTCGACGCAACCGCGCCCTCGCTCCACATCGGGTCGCTGGTGCAAATCATGATGCTGCGCCGCTTGCAGCAGACCGGACACAAGCCGATTGTGCTGATGGGCGGCGGCACGACCCGGATCGGCGATCCCACGGGCCGTGATGAGCGCCGCAAGATGCTCACCGACGCGACGATCGAGGCAAATATCGATTCGATCTTCACAGTTTTCAATAAGCTGCTGAAATTCGGTGATGGGCCGACCGATGCAGTGATGGTCAACAACCATGATTGGCTGGGCAAGCTGGGTTACATCGAACTGCTCCAGCAGGTCGGCACCCATTTCACCGTCAACCGGATGCTGACCTTCGACTCGGTCAAACTGCGGCTTGAGCGCGAACAGCCGATGACCTTCCTCGAATTCAACTACATGATCCTGCAAGGCTACGATTTCAGACATTTGTCGCGTGAACTTGGCGTGCGCTTGCAGATGGGCGGCAGCGACCAGTGGGGCAATATTGTTAATGGGATGGAATTGGGGCGGCGTATGGACGGGGCCGATTTGTTCGGTCTCACCACTCCGCTGCTGACGACGGCTGATGGCGCGAAGATGGGCAAGACTGCGGCGGGAGCCGTGTGGCTGAACGAGGATCAGCTGCCCGCTTACGATTTCTGGCAATATTGGCGCAACGTCGATGATCGCGATGTCGGCAAGTTCTTGCGCCTGTTCACCGACCTGCCATTGGATGAGATAAATCGCCTCGAAACACTTGAAGGTGCAGAGATAAATTCTGCCAAGATCGTGCTCGCGAATGAGGTGACCAAGCTGGTGCGCGGCGAGGATGCCGCCGTCCGGGCCGAGGCAACCGCGCGCGAAACCTTTGCCGGTTCGGGTGCGGGTGAGGATTTGCCCACGCTTGCGGTCGGTGCAGAGGGGATGCGCATGGCCGCGCTGCTCACCGCCATCGGGCTCACATCCTCGGGCGGAGAAGCCAAGCGTAAGCTCGCTGAAGGTGCGGTCAAGCTCGAGGGTGAGACCGTGACGGATCCTGCGCAATTGGTTCTCCCGGCCGAGGGTGAGACCCTGCGGCTAAGCTTGGGCAAAAAACGTCACGCGCTGGTGCATCGCTAA